GCCAGCATCGTGACCGCCGGGGGCCTGGTCAGCACGCCGCACGTGCTGTACGCCGCCCTGCCGGAACCGGCGGCCCTGCTGCTGCCCGGCGGCCCCGGCGCCCTGAAGGCGGCCCGCGATCCACTGCTGAAAACCTTTCTCTCGGCCCATGCCACCCTGCCCACCGGCGCAAGCGGCAGCGGTCTGCTGCTGCTGGGCGAGGCGGGCCTGCTGTCCGGGCGCGAGGTAGGTGGGTCGGCAGACCTGGCCGACACCCTGTGGGGCCACGGCGCGGGCGACGTGCATGCAGGCGAGGTCTGGACCGACGCGAACCTCTGCACCACGCCGGGCGGCTTTCCGGCCCTGCACGCTGCCCTGCACGTCGCCGCCGCCGTCTGGGGTGCGGAAGCGGCGGCCGATGCGGCGCGGCGGCTGGGCACGTTGTAGGCGCCGATCCGCGCAACGGAGCCACCGCGTCTGACGGGGTCAGTCGTCTAAACCTTCTCCCCCTGCCACGCCGTCGAACAGCCCCCTGAGCGGCCAGTTCTTAATCGGTGTGCGCGTGCCGCCGATGCTGAAATTCTCGGACCCCAGCATGCGGGTTTCCATCTCGTCGCGCTCCTCCTGCGACATCTGGCCCAGGCGACTGTTCGGCCCCATCTGGGTGCCGTGGGCGGCCAGCGCGGCCTTCTTGTTCTCACGGTAGGGACTGACGTCCATGCGGACCGCCACGGTGTTTTCCGAGACCCCGTAAATCTCCGGGTCCAGATCCTGGCCCATGCGCGACAGCCCTCTGGCGGCCTCCACGTTCAGCGCCGTGAAGTACAGCCGCTGCGGCCCGCCGTAGGGCAGCACGCCCGTGCTGAAAAAGGCGGCGGTGGCGGCCCGGTTGATCTGCAGGTGATCGATGTGGCCGTACCCACCGTGCGGATCGAAGGTCACCAGCACCTGCGGCTGGTATTCGGCAATGACGGCGCGCAACTTGACCTCGATGTCCAGCGGCGTGACGTTCATCATCGCCAGCGGATCGTCGTGGCGGGTGCGCTCGTAGCGGCCCGAGTCATGATAATCCAGAAAGATGGGTTCGGGTATTTCCAGCGCCCGGCACGCCTCGCGCAGTTCCTGCTCGCGCTGCTGGCCCAGGTCGGCCACGGTCATGCCCGGCACGGTGATCTTGCCGGCCTCGCCCCGGTTGGCGCAGACCAGTTGCACGCGCACGCCCCGGCGCGCGTAATGCGTCAGCGTGCCGCCCACGGAGAACGCCTCGTCGTCGGGGTGGGCAAAGACGGCCATAAGAGTGGGTTTGGAGGAAGAATCGTATGGGTCGCTCATGCTCCGGAGTCTAGTGCGGGAACGCGCAAGGCCCCCAGCGCGTAAGACAGAAGATGAAGCCCTTCGCAGAATCAGGCGTGCGCCGCCCAGGCGGGCCGCCCCGGCTGCTGTGGACCTCCGCTTGGAGAGCGATGTTCAGGAACGGCCTTGATCCGGGCATGGACGCCAGAACATTCCTCGCCTGTGCTGGTGGGCGGCAGGCCAGAGGACAGCTCCAGCGTCGGCCCAACGGGCAGGGCCGAGGCTGAGGGTGCGAAACGTCCTCAGTTCGCTGTACGCCGTGTTCCGTGCCCTGTTTCTGGGCGTGGTCGGTCAGCCGGACGGCGGCACCGAGCGGGAGGCGCAGGCCAGAAAAGCCGGGCAGCGGCGGCGCGTGCAGGAGAATCGTCCCAGCGGCCCCCTCCGGACCCCGGGCACGCTGATTCGCACGGCGTTTTCCGCCGCCCTCTATCAGCCGGACCCTCAGCCCCAGGACGGTGAGGATTCCCCGGCTTCCAGGCGCAGACCGCGCAGGTAGAAGTCCCATACGGCGTCCGGCCAGGTCTGATAGATCAGG
This genomic stretch from Deinococcus radiopugnans ATCC 19172 harbors:
- a CDS encoding PIG-L deacetylase family protein, which gives rise to MSDPYDSSSKPTLMAVFAHPDDEAFSVGGTLTHYARRGVRVQLVCANRGEAGKITVPGMTVADLGQQREQELREACRALEIPEPIFLDYHDSGRYERTRHDDPLAMMNVTPLDIEVKLRAVIAEYQPQVLVTFDPHGGYGHIDHLQINRAATAAFFSTGVLPYGGPQRLYFTALNVEAARGLSRMGQDLDPEIYGVSENTVAVRMDVSPYRENKKAALAAHGTQMGPNSRLGQMSQEERDEMETRMLGSENFSIGGTRTPIKNWPLRGLFDGVAGGEGLDD
- a CDS encoding DJ-1/PfpI family protein, whose translation is MSDSEAQSAEQETGGPIVAIPVYAGVSELELGLMVTVCRLCGGEGASVTVNRSRASIVTAGGLVSTPHVLYAALPEPAALLLPGGPGALKAARDPLLKTFLSAHATLPTGASGSGLLLLGEAGLLSGREVGGSADLADTLWGHGAGDVHAGEVWTDANLCTTPGGFPALHAALHVAAAVWGAEAAADAARRLGTL